A window of Neisseria canis contains these coding sequences:
- a CDS encoding chorismate--pyruvate lyase family protein, translating to MQQTLNWQEQLPKGLSEKLQWLMQQPSLTAALRSWDAAFSVRLLHLGLSESRGWFSDRHFPAHVFSREVLLCLSGMPVVWARSVCEADDAVWHEVLDCGTQPLGERLFNGALPLVRTPFEYCGCAHIVLPHESSRPIAARRSVFDLKGSRLGLVECFLEDFE from the coding sequence ATGCAGCAAACATTAAACTGGCAGGAGCAGCTGCCCAAAGGCCTGTCTGAAAAACTGCAATGGCTGATGCAGCAGCCTTCTTTAACCGCCGCACTCAGATCATGGGATGCGGCATTTTCCGTGCGCCTTTTACATTTAGGCCTGTCTGAAAGCCGCGGATGGTTTTCAGACAGGCATTTCCCCGCCCACGTGTTTTCGCGCGAAGTATTGTTGTGTCTGAGCGGCATGCCGGTTGTGTGGGCGCGTAGTGTCTGTGAAGCGGATGACGCCGTGTGGCACGAAGTGTTGGATTGCGGCACACAGCCTTTGGGCGAGCGATTGTTTAACGGCGCGCTGCCTTTGGTGCGCACGCCTTTTGAATATTGCGGCTGCGCCCATATTGTTTTGCCGCACGAAAGCAGCAGGCCTATTGCCGCGCGGCGATCGGTGTTCGATTTGAAAGGCAGCCGTTTGGGCTTGGTGGAATGCTTTCTGGAGGACTTTGAATAG
- the greB gene encoding transcription elongation factor GreB: MSDTPNYITPTGWQALKDELYQLVNKERPEIVQIVNWAAGNGDRSENGDYLYGKRRMREIDRRIRFLTKRLEAAQVVDPETREATDQVFFGATVLLLRGDGSEQTVKIVGVDEIDTAQNKISWISPLARCLIKAREGDEVVLRTPEGNEEIEILSVEYIKID; the protein is encoded by the coding sequence ATGAGCGACACGCCCAATTATATCACTCCCACAGGCTGGCAGGCTTTGAAAGACGAGCTTTACCAGCTGGTCAATAAAGAGCGTCCGGAAATCGTGCAAATCGTCAACTGGGCGGCGGGCAACGGCGACCGCAGCGAAAACGGCGATTATCTCTACGGCAAACGCCGCATGCGGGAAATCGACCGCCGCATACGTTTCCTGACCAAGCGTTTGGAAGCCGCACAAGTGGTTGACCCCGAAACGCGCGAAGCCACCGACCAAGTGTTTTTCGGTGCAACCGTTTTATTGCTGCGCGGCGACGGCAGCGAGCAAACGGTAAAAATTGTCGGCGTGGACGAAATCGACACTGCACAAAACAAAATCTCCTGGATTTCTCCTCTGGCCAGATGCCTGATTAAGGCGCGCGAAGGCGACGAAGTGGTGTTGCGTACGCCGGAAGGCAATGAAGAGATTGAGATTTTGTCGGTTGAATACATAAAGATTGATTAG
- a CDS encoding nucleobase:cation symporter-2 family protein: MGAPFKKGVDTPDLVYRLEDKPPFANALLSAITHLLAIFVPMITPALIVGGALKLPPEMTAYLVSMAMVASGIGTYLQVNRFGPIGSGLLSIQSVNFSFVGVMISLGLGMKEQGLDEHAMVSALLGVAFVGAFLVAGSAWLLPYLKKVITPTVSGVVVMMIGLSLIGVAITEFGGGYAALNDGSFGAWQNIALAAFVLAVVLFFNSLKNPLLRMSGIAVGMIAGYIAALFLGMVDFSVLKDLPLVTIPVPFKYGFDFQWVPFLVAGLVYLLSIFEAVGDLTATAMVSGEEYEGDEFQKRLRGGVFADGLVSVIATALGSLPLTTFAQNNGVIQMTGVASRHVGKYIAAILVVLGLFPVVGRAFTTIPSPVLGGAMVLMFGLIAIAGVRIIMTNGINRREAVIAATSIGLGLGVSFKPEVFALLPLKELFQNPICMGGVAALLMNLIMPRDTGEKVYLTDELDA; this comes from the coding sequence ATGGGAGCCCCGTTTAAAAAGGGTGTGGATACGCCGGATTTGGTTTATCGCTTGGAAGACAAACCGCCGTTTGCCAATGCTTTGCTGAGTGCGATTACGCATCTGCTGGCGATTTTTGTGCCGATGATTACACCGGCGCTGATTGTGGGCGGTGCGCTCAAACTGCCGCCTGAGATGACGGCTTATCTGGTGTCGATGGCGATGGTGGCTTCGGGCATCGGCACTTATTTGCAGGTCAACCGTTTCGGGCCGATCGGTTCGGGTTTGCTGTCGATCCAATCGGTTAACTTTTCGTTTGTCGGCGTGATGATTTCGCTGGGCTTGGGCATGAAAGAGCAGGGCTTGGACGAACATGCGATGGTTTCGGCGCTGCTGGGCGTGGCATTTGTCGGTGCATTTTTGGTGGCGGGTTCGGCTTGGTTGTTGCCCTATCTGAAAAAAGTGATCACGCCTACCGTGAGCGGTGTGGTGGTGATGATGATCGGTTTGAGCCTGATAGGCGTGGCGATTACCGAATTCGGAGGCGGTTATGCGGCTTTGAACGACGGCAGCTTCGGTGCTTGGCAGAATATTGCTCTGGCGGCGTTTGTGCTGGCAGTGGTCTTGTTTTTCAACAGCTTGAAAAATCCGCTGCTGCGCATGAGCGGTATTGCGGTGGGGATGATCGCGGGCTATATCGCGGCACTGTTTTTGGGCATGGTGGATTTTTCGGTGTTGAAGGATTTGCCTTTGGTGACGATTCCCGTGCCGTTTAAATATGGTTTCGATTTCCAATGGGTGCCGTTTTTGGTGGCCGGTTTGGTGTATTTGCTGAGTATTTTTGAAGCGGTGGGCGATTTAACCGCAACGGCGATGGTGTCGGGCGAGGAATATGAAGGCGATGAGTTTCAGAAACGCTTGCGCGGCGGTGTGTTTGCCGACGGTTTGGTGTCGGTGATTGCCACTGCGCTGGGGTCGCTGCCGCTGACCACGTTTGCGCAAAACAACGGTGTGATTCAGATGACCGGTGTGGCTTCGCGCCATGTGGGCAAGTATATTGCGGCGATTTTGGTGGTGCTGGGGCTGTTTCCGGTTGTCGGCCGTGCATTTACCACGATTCCCAGCCCGGTGTTGGGCGGCGCTATGGTGTTGATGTTCGGCCTGATTGCGATTGCGGGTGTGCGCATTATTATGACTAACGGCATCAACCGTCGCGAAGCCGTGATTGCGGCAACTTCCATCGGCTTGGGCTTGGGTGTGAGCTTTAAGCCTGAAGTGTTTGCCTTGCTGCCGCTGAAAGAGTTGTTTCAAAATCCGATTTGTATGGGCGGGGTGGCGGCTTTGCTGATGAACCTGATTATGCCCCGGGATACCGGCGAGAAGGTGTATCTGACCGACGAATTGGACGCTTGA
- the dapA gene encoding 4-hydroxy-tetrahydrodipicolinate synthase, translated as MLKGSLVALITPMQEDGSIDYSALKNLIDWHIENGTDGIVAVGTTGESATLSVEEHKQVIEATVKHAAKRIPIIAGTGANNTHEAIELSKAAKAAGADYTLSVVPYYNKPSQEGIYRHYQAIAEAVDIPMIIYNVPGRTVVNMSNETILRLAKLPNIVGVKEASGDVGRDIELINAAPEGFAVYSGDDPTGLPFMLCGGHGVITVAANIAPKLFADMCREALAGNIPEARRLNRELIPLYNVMFCEPSPAAQKWALNKLGKCKAAVRLPILELSKEAQTQVQDALATLKLI; from the coding sequence ATGTTAAAAGGCAGTTTGGTCGCATTGATTACCCCGATGCAGGAAGATGGCAGCATTGATTACAGCGCGCTGAAAAACCTGATCGACTGGCATATCGAAAACGGCACCGACGGCATCGTGGCCGTAGGCACTACCGGCGAGAGCGCCACTTTATCCGTTGAAGAGCACAAGCAGGTAATCGAAGCCACCGTAAAACACGCCGCCAAGCGCATCCCCATCATCGCCGGCACGGGCGCCAACAACACCCATGAAGCCATCGAGCTTTCCAAAGCCGCCAAAGCCGCCGGTGCCGACTACACCCTGTCTGTCGTTCCCTACTACAACAAACCTTCGCAGGAAGGCATTTACCGCCACTATCAAGCCATTGCCGAAGCCGTGGATATCCCGATGATTATCTACAACGTGCCGGGCAGAACGGTGGTGAACATGTCGAACGAAACCATTTTGCGCCTGGCAAAACTGCCCAATATCGTGGGTGTCAAAGAAGCCAGCGGCGACGTAGGCCGCGATATCGAGCTGATCAATGCGGCACCCGAAGGCTTCGCCGTTTATTCCGGCGACGATCCTACCGGCCTGCCTTTCATGCTCTGCGGCGGCCACGGCGTGATTACCGTTGCAGCCAATATCGCACCCAAACTGTTTGCCGACATGTGCCGCGAAGCATTGGCCGGCAACATACCCGAAGCGCGCCGTTTAAACCGCGAACTGATTCCGCTTTACAACGTGATGTTCTGCGAACCCAGCCCCGCCGCCCAAAAATGGGCCTTAAACAAACTGGGCAAATGCAAAGCAGCCGTGCGTTTGCCGATTCTTGAACTGTCTAAAGAAGCACAAACCCAAGTTCAAGATGCTTTGGCAACACTCAAACTGATTTAA
- the bamC gene encoding outer membrane protein assembly factor BamC — MNRMKPAVLAIALIGLAACSSNKEQPKLDYQTQNRKVVNLEVPPDLTNPNQGNRYSLPTGGAVRASDMQRTNTQQPANQAVLQGVQGVELKRDGNQRWLQVSGKQPAEIWPLLKAFWQENGFVIKSEEPAIGQMETEWAENRAKIPQDGLRNLFERVGLGGIYSTSERDKFTIRIERGADGATDVFFVHKGMKEVYTNKNKDTTTWEPRPNEPALEAAFLGRFMQYLGADQQQVERELQQQQNAGKAEASELAKLDGNSLLVSGDYQRNWRRTGLALDRIGLTVLGQNVEKHAFLVQPVPDESASKGKKTGMFTRIFGKGKKDDAAKQALPELIVFVEPVQGGSRIQILNKDGSAYRGKEVSNWLGSLQNELR, encoded by the coding sequence ATGAACCGCATGAAACCGGCCGTATTGGCCATCGCCTTAATCGGCCTGGCCGCCTGTTCCAGCAACAAAGAGCAACCCAAACTCGATTACCAAACCCAAAACCGCAAAGTGGTGAATCTGGAAGTTCCCCCTGATTTAACCAACCCCAACCAAGGCAACCGTTACAGCCTGCCCACGGGCGGTGCCGTACGCGCCAGCGACATGCAGCGCACCAACACCCAGCAGCCGGCCAACCAAGCGGTATTGCAAGGTGTTCAAGGCGTCGAGCTGAAACGCGACGGCAACCAGCGCTGGCTGCAAGTGAGCGGCAAACAACCTGCCGAAATCTGGCCGCTGCTGAAAGCTTTCTGGCAGGAAAACGGTTTTGTCATCAAATCAGAAGAGCCTGCGATCGGCCAAATGGAAACCGAATGGGCCGAAAACCGCGCCAAAATCCCGCAAGACGGTCTACGCAACCTATTTGAAAGAGTCGGCCTCGGCGGCATTTATTCGACCAGCGAGCGCGATAAATTTACCATCCGCATCGAACGCGGTGCCGACGGCGCAACCGACGTATTCTTTGTCCACAAAGGTATGAAAGAGGTATATACCAATAAAAACAAAGACACCACTACATGGGAGCCGCGCCCCAACGAACCTGCTTTGGAAGCCGCTTTCTTAGGCCGCTTCATGCAGTATTTGGGCGCCGATCAGCAACAAGTCGAGCGTGAATTGCAGCAACAGCAAAACGCCGGCAAAGCCGAAGCCAGCGAATTGGCCAAACTGGATGGCAACAGCCTTTTGGTAAGCGGCGATTACCAGCGCAACTGGCGCCGCACGGGCTTGGCGCTCGACCGCATCGGCCTGACCGTATTGGGCCAGAATGTCGAAAAACATGCTTTCTTAGTGCAGCCCGTGCCGGATGAGAGCGCTTCCAAAGGCAAAAAAACCGGCATGTTTACCCGCATTTTCGGCAAAGGAAAAAAAGACGATGCCGCCAAGCAAGCCCTGCCTGAGCTGATTGTGTTTGTAGAACCTGTTCAAGGCGGCTCGCGCATCCAAATCCTCAACAAAGACGGCAGCGCATACCGCGGCAAAGAAGTGTCGAACTGGCTCGGCAGCCTGCAAAACGAACTGCGTTAA
- the tsaD gene encoding tRNA (adenosine(37)-N6)-threonylcarbamoyltransferase complex transferase subunit TsaD yields MLVLGIESSCDETGVALYHTERGLIGNQLHTQMAMHAEYGGVVPELASRDHIRRLVPLTHACLKEAGQTFGDIDAVAFTQGPGLGGALLAGSGYANALAFALGKPVIPVHHLEGHLLSPLLAEDKPDFPFVALLVSGGHTQLMAVRGIGDYTLLGESVDDAAGEAFDKTAKLLGLPYPGGAKLSELAKLGRPDVYTFPRPMLHSHDLQMSFSGLKTAVLTAVQKAEAASENGSLSEQTRNDICRAFQDAVVDVLFAKAKQALIDTGFRTLVVAGGVGANWKLRESLAALSIKPAPKTKPEAVKVFFPPLPLCTDNGAMIAFAGAMHLQKSAQAGAFNVKPRWPLTDIVK; encoded by the coding sequence ATGTTAGTTCTCGGCATCGAATCTTCCTGCGACGAAACCGGCGTCGCCCTCTATCATACCGAACGCGGCCTTATCGGCAACCAGCTCCACACCCAAATGGCAATGCATGCCGAATACGGCGGCGTTGTGCCCGAGCTTGCCAGCCGCGACCACATCCGCCGCTTGGTGCCGCTCACCCATGCCTGTCTGAAAGAAGCCGGCCAAACATTCGGCGATATTGATGCCGTTGCTTTCACACAAGGCCCCGGCTTGGGCGGCGCGCTCTTGGCCGGCTCAGGCTATGCCAACGCTTTGGCCTTTGCACTGGGCAAACCTGTGATTCCGGTGCACCATTTGGAAGGCCATTTGCTCTCGCCGCTTTTGGCAGAAGACAAACCCGACTTTCCCTTTGTCGCCCTGCTTGTTTCAGGCGGCCACACCCAGCTGATGGCCGTGCGCGGTATCGGCGATTACACTTTGCTGGGCGAAAGCGTGGACGATGCCGCCGGCGAAGCCTTCGATAAAACAGCTAAGCTGCTCGGCCTGCCCTATCCCGGCGGTGCCAAACTTTCCGAACTGGCCAAACTCGGCCGCCCCGATGTGTACACGTTTCCGCGCCCTATGCTGCATTCTCACGATTTGCAAATGAGCTTCTCCGGCTTAAAAACCGCCGTGCTCACAGCCGTGCAAAAAGCAGAGGCCGCTTCTGAAAACGGCAGCCTTTCCGAGCAAACCCGTAACGATATCTGCCGTGCGTTCCAAGATGCCGTGGTTGACGTATTGTTTGCCAAAGCCAAACAAGCACTTATCGACACTGGCTTCCGCACACTGGTCGTGGCAGGCGGCGTGGGTGCAAACTGGAAACTGCGCGAATCTTTGGCCGCACTCAGCATCAAACCCGCACCTAAAACCAAGCCGGAAGCTGTGAAAGTGTTTTTCCCGCCACTGCCGCTCTGCACCGACAACGGCGCTATGATTGCCTTTGCCGGCGCCATGCATTTGCAAAAGTCTGCCCAAGCAGGCGCGTTCAACGTGAAACCGCGCTGGCCGCTGACCGATATCGTGAAATAG
- the pta gene encoding phosphate acetyltransferase — MANILIVPVCVHVDMASVAKTVASGLPDAVVFNPLADASEAEQLIGAGKSDDWFDLLVGRVAELDKPNVVIQGIQNDAERAFLSVQNVELATSFNARVVFASSNECGTATRLKLAKQSFAGKNVEIMGVIGGSAEAAKDAGLPYLGKPDALEGVSKLVAPQEPRMSPAQFRFNMMESARKADKRIVLPEGAEPRTVHAAAICHEKGIARCVLLAPRPAVLAVAQEIGVELPDSVEIIDPDTLIEQYVAPMCELRKSKGLTPEQAREQLKDTVVLGTMMMAQNDVDGLVSGAIHTTANTIRPAFQLIKTAPGASIVSSVFFMLLPGQVLVYGDCAVNPNPTPEQLAEIAIQSADSAKAFGIEPRVAMISYSTGTSGAGPDVEAVAAAVELVKQQRPDIAVDGPLQYDAASVASVAKSKAPNSPVAGKATVFIFPDLNTGNCTYKAVQRNANVLSVGPMLQGLRKPVNDLSRGALVEDIVYTIALTAIQSEQMAK, encoded by the coding sequence ATGGCAAATATTTTGATTGTACCCGTATGCGTTCATGTGGATATGGCATCCGTTGCGAAAACCGTGGCTTCAGGCCTGCCTGATGCGGTGGTGTTTAATCCGCTGGCCGATGCTTCCGAAGCCGAGCAGCTGATTGGTGCCGGCAAATCTGATGATTGGTTCGACCTGCTGGTCGGCCGCGTAGCAGAGCTTGATAAACCGAACGTGGTGATTCAGGGTATTCAAAATGATGCCGAACGCGCATTTTTATCCGTGCAAAATGTGGAGCTCGCCACATCTTTTAATGCGCGCGTGGTGTTTGCTTCCAGCAACGAATGCGGCACGGCAACCCGCTTGAAGCTTGCCAAACAATCGTTTGCCGGTAAAAACGTAGAAATCATGGGCGTAATCGGCGGCAGTGCGGAAGCGGCTAAAGATGCCGGCCTGCCTTATTTGGGCAAGCCCGACGCGCTGGAAGGTGTGTCCAAACTGGTTGCGCCGCAAGAGCCGCGCATGTCGCCCGCGCAATTCCGCTTCAATATGATGGAATCGGCGCGCAAAGCCGACAAACGCATCGTGTTGCCGGAAGGTGCGGAGCCGCGCACCGTGCATGCCGCTGCGATTTGCCATGAAAAAGGTATTGCCCGTTGCGTGTTGCTTGCGCCCCGCCCGGCCGTGTTGGCCGTGGCTCAGGAAATCGGCGTGGAATTGCCGGATTCCGTGGAAATCATCGATCCCGATACTTTAATCGAACAATATGTTGCGCCGATGTGCGAACTGCGCAAAAGCAAAGGTTTAACGCCCGAGCAGGCGCGCGAGCAATTGAAAGACACCGTTGTGCTCGGCACCATGATGATGGCGCAAAACGATGTGGACGGCTTGGTTTCCGGCGCGATCCACACCACCGCCAACACCATCCGCCCCGCATTCCAGCTGATTAAAACCGCGCCGGGCGCCAGCATCGTGTCCAGCGTATTTTTCATGCTGCTGCCCGGTCAAGTGCTGGTGTATGGCGACTGCGCGGTTAACCCGAACCCGACGCCGGAGCAATTGGCCGAAATCGCCATTCAGTCGGCCGATTCGGCCAAAGCGTTCGGCATTGAGCCGCGCGTGGCCATGATTTCCTATTCAACCGGTACATCAGGCGCAGGTCCGGATGTGGAAGCCGTGGCCGCTGCCGTTGAACTGGTGAAACAGCAACGCCCCGACATCGCGGTGGACGGCCCGTTGCAATACGATGCGGCGAGCGTTGCCAGCGTTGCCAAATCCAAAGCGCCCAACAGCCCGGTTGCAGGCAAAGCCACCGTGTTTATTTTCCCGGATTTGAACACGGGTAACTGTACTTACAAAGCGGTGCAGCGCAATGCCAACGTATTGAGCGTAGGCCCCATGCTGCAAGGTTTGCGCAAGCCTGTAAACGATTTGTCGCGCGGTGCTTTGGTGGAGGATATCGTGTACACCATCGCGCTGACTGCGATTCAGTCGGAGCAAATGGCGAAATAA
- a CDS encoding LLM class flavin-dependent oxidoreductase, with protein sequence MIPVSVLNLVPLRKGQNRAQAIEAMIELAQETERIGYTRYWITEHHNMPSLVSSATQVLIGHTLAHTDSIRVGSGGVMLPNHSPLLVAEQYGTLATIYPDRVDLGIGRAPGTDRPTANALRRNEHNLPLSYPNDVQMLQRFFRSSDEQGYVRAFPGVGLHVPIYMLGTSTESAKLAAELGLPFVFAAHFAPHLLESALDIYRREFKPSDVLEKPYVIVCLNVIAADTDEEARFLSSTQQQFLANTIKNTHLPLQPPVPETQIEWSSEEERAAVNEMLSCSLIGSKESVAAQLEVLQTHLRADEIMVVSYIYDKQKQYRSYRLFHEIASSYQPSPL encoded by the coding sequence ATGATTCCCGTTTCCGTATTAAACCTCGTGCCCTTGCGCAAGGGGCAAAACCGCGCCCAAGCCATCGAGGCCATGATCGAGCTGGCGCAAGAAACCGAAAGAATAGGCTACACGCGCTATTGGATTACCGAACACCACAATATGCCCAGCCTTGTCAGCTCCGCTACCCAGGTTTTAATCGGCCACACGCTTGCCCACACCGACAGCATACGGGTGGGCAGCGGCGGCGTGATGCTGCCCAACCACAGCCCGCTGTTGGTGGCCGAACAATACGGCACGCTCGCCACCATTTACCCCGACCGCGTCGATTTGGGCATAGGCCGCGCACCGGGCACCGACCGCCCCACCGCCAACGCCCTGCGCCGCAACGAACACAATCTTCCGCTGAGCTATCCGAACGATGTTCAAATGCTGCAACGCTTTTTCCGTTCAAGCGACGAACAGGGCTATGTGCGTGCATTTCCCGGCGTCGGGCTGCATGTTCCCATCTATATGCTCGGTACCAGCACCGAAAGCGCCAAATTGGCAGCGGAGCTCGGGCTGCCTTTCGTATTTGCCGCACATTTCGCACCGCACCTGCTGGAATCCGCACTGGATATTTACCGGCGCGAATTCAAACCTTCCGACGTATTGGAAAAGCCTTATGTGATTGTGTGCCTCAACGTGATTGCGGCAGACACCGATGAAGAAGCCCGTTTTCTTTCCAGTACGCAACAGCAGTTTTTAGCCAACACCATCAAAAATACCCATCTGCCGCTCCAGCCGCCCGTGCCTGAAACGCAGATTGAATGGAGCAGCGAAGAAGAGCGCGCAGCGGTAAACGAGATGCTCTCCTGTTCGCTGATCGGCAGCAAAGAAAGCGTAGCCGCCCAATTGGAAGTTTTGCAAACCCACTTGCGCGCCGACGAAATCATGGTGGTCAGCTATATTTACGACAAGCAGAAGCAATACCGTTCTTACCGGCTGTTTCACGAAATCGCATCTTCGTATCAGCCAAGTCCGCTGTAA
- the rarD gene encoding EamA family transporter RarD: protein MNTIKKGLIAGVVSNILFAVLYLYGGWMQPMSGTNVFAWRMVAMLGVLCLILWLGNGRHEVFRFARETGKNWRRWLLLILPTPVLASQLWLFMWGPLNGYGMDVAVGYFLFPLMMVLCGRVFLNEEVSRLQWLAVAAAGCGVLYEIWHTHAFSWVTLWVFGSYPVYYLLRRHLNVPELAGLLVDLSVIAPVAVFYLFYTGGVDVWLEPSKQWLLIPMLGVVSAAAMLLNLQSNRLLPVTLFGMLSYLEPILLFVLAATLLGEQVSADSVVTYGFIWLGLGLSMYDGYVKMRGSRREVLGAPVV, encoded by the coding sequence ATGAACACAATAAAAAAAGGCCTGATTGCAGGCGTGGTATCCAATATTTTGTTTGCCGTGCTTTATCTTTACGGCGGTTGGATGCAGCCGATGAGCGGCACAAATGTATTTGCATGGCGCATGGTGGCGATGTTGGGCGTGTTGTGCCTGATTTTGTGGCTGGGTAACGGCAGGCACGAGGTGTTTCGCTTTGCCCGCGAAACGGGTAAAAACTGGCGCAGATGGCTGCTGTTGATTCTGCCCACGCCGGTTTTGGCCAGCCAGCTTTGGCTGTTTATGTGGGGGCCGTTGAATGGCTACGGCATGGACGTGGCGGTGGGTTATTTCCTTTTTCCGCTGATGATGGTGCTGTGCGGACGGGTGTTTTTGAATGAAGAAGTCAGCCGCCTGCAATGGCTGGCGGTGGCCGCTGCAGGCTGCGGTGTGCTTTATGAAATTTGGCATACTCATGCGTTTTCTTGGGTAACGCTGTGGGTGTTCGGCTCGTATCCTGTTTATTATCTGCTGCGCCGCCATTTGAATGTGCCGGAGCTGGCGGGCTTGCTGGTGGATTTGTCGGTGATTGCGCCGGTGGCGGTGTTTTATCTGTTTTATACCGGCGGGGTGGATGTGTGGCTGGAGCCTTCCAAGCAATGGCTGCTGATTCCCATGTTGGGCGTGGTAAGCGCAGCGGCGATGCTGCTGAACCTGCAATCCAACCGCCTGCTTCCGGTAACGTTGTTCGGCATGCTGAGCTATCTCGAACCGATTTTGTTGTTTGTGCTGGCGGCCACGCTGCTCGGCGAACAGGTGTCGGCCGATTCGGTGGTTACTTACGGCTTTATCTGGCTGGGGCTGGGTTTGAGCATGTATGACGGCTATGTGAAGATGCGCGGCAGCCGCAGGGAAGTTTTGGGCGCGCCGGTGGTTTAA
- a CDS encoding Lrp/AsnC family transcriptional regulator, translating into MYNPDKLDRQILNILQSDATLSLNELSSQVNASVATCQRRILNMKQQGIILKQVVLVNPAAVGRSLSVFVSVEMASQNTAQQDAFVRRINEEPDVAGCYEVSGAYDYMLLVHAKNMEEYHQFTRRALNSENNVRSFTSQFVMNFNKVETKIALE; encoded by the coding sequence ATGTATAACCCGGACAAACTGGACCGCCAAATTCTCAACATCTTGCAAAGCGACGCCACCCTCTCGCTCAACGAACTTTCCTCGCAAGTCAACGCTTCCGTTGCCACCTGCCAGCGGCGCATCCTCAACATGAAACAGCAGGGCATCATTCTGAAGCAGGTTGTTTTGGTTAACCCCGCCGCCGTCGGCCGCAGCCTCAGCGTGTTTGTATCGGTGGAAATGGCCAGCCAAAACACCGCGCAGCAAGACGCTTTCGTGCGCCGCATCAACGAAGAACCCGACGTGGCCGGCTGCTACGAAGTATCCGGCGCCTATGACTACATGCTGCTCGTTCACGCCAAAAACATGGAGGAATACCATCAATTCACCCGCCGCGCACTCAATTCGGAAAACAACGTACGCAGCTTTACCAGCCAGTTCGTGATGAACTTCAACAAAGTCGAAACCAAAATCGCGCTTGAATAA